Genomic DNA from Nonomuraea rubra:
AGTGATAGCCATGGCATGCGTCCCTTTCCGGTCGCGTTTCCCGGCCCCGTTCCGGGCCGATGTTTTTGTTTGTGCGACGACCATCCCTCGCATGGATAACGACTGGCAAGCCGATCCGGGAACATTTTCCGTCACCGGAACGGCTGGAGAGGCTACCCTCATAAACAATCGTTGATCTGCGGAAACATCTCGAAGATGGATCGCTATATCGGCTTGACATCCGCGGCCGGCCCGACTCTTCACGCATTTCACCGGACGACGGCGAACGACCCCTGATTGTCCGATTCCCAGTTGTGGAATCTCAGATATTAATGCGCGTCCGGGTTGACATTGATGCGCGATGGAGCGTCCATGGAATTAGGCGGTGAATCGCCGCTGAAAACCACCCGGGATGACGCGCCGGGGGAACGAAAGGGAAACCGCATGGCACCCACGATGGCCGCCGACGACATCACGGTGGACGCCGCCCACCTACGCGGCCTGGCCGCCTACGGCCCCGGATGGGCGCTCATGTGGGACGAACACGACGTGTTCGCCGCCCCCACCCACCTGGCCGACCACGGGGACATTTTCGAGATCATCGACCACGCCGGATACACCGCCATCCACGATCAGCACGCCCAGCACGGCCAACCGGACGGCCCCGCCGCCATCGCTGTCACCGTCGCCGCCGTCATCACCGGCCAGGCCCGTATCCGCCTGCGACAATGGCCGCACACCGCCCACATGATGGCCGCCACCGGCCCCTACACCACCGCGCTACGCCCCTACGGCATCCATCGCCACCAGGCCAGCCGCCCCGACGCCGACGGCCGCCACATCACCACCGACTACCGGATCACCCGCACCGGCGCGACCGCATCGATCACCATGCCGTACGCCACCGACTCAACCGTACCCATCACGATCACCATCACCGACCCCCACCCCGCACACAGCGTCCCCACGTACACGGTGACCGTGCCCCGCCAAACGCCGCCCGCCGCTGTCGCTGCCCTGATCGCCGCTGCCGGAGGCCTCCCCCCACACACCGCCACCGGCTACCGCCACGCCCACGACACCGGCTTTCCCGAAACCCCCCGCTACATCACCGTGGAACCGGCCGACGTCCGCGCGTTGGCCGCCCACGGCCCCGGCTGGGCCCTCATGTGGCACGACGACCACACCCAACCCGTCATCACCCGCCATGACCGCGACGACGACGCACTCCTCGAAATTTGCACCCACGAGCACATGATCAACCTGGGCAGCCACCACCCGGACTATGACGCCATCGCCGCCTACCTGACCGACACCCTCGGCGACTTCGACCCCGGCCAGGACAACACCACCGCCACCACGGACGCCACACGCCCGGCCGACATGAACGACACACACGCCCCGGCCTAACAACCGGTCCCCGGCAAGGGAACGGCCCCGGCACCGCCCAACAGCGGTACCGGGGCCCACCCATGCCCGCGCACAGCGCCCCCATCACACGCGATCACGCGATCACGCGGGCGGCGATCACGCGGGCGGCGGGCGGCGGGCGGCAGGCGGCAGGCGGCAGGCGGCAGGCGGCAGGCGGCAGGCGGCAGGCGGCAGGCGGCAGGACGAACCTGCTCACCCAGGGCCTTCTCGGCAAGCCTCACCAGGGCTGGCCAGCCGGCACCCTGCAACACACCAGCCAAAATGCAGCGAGACGGGACGGGAAGGCAGCCGACGACGGGAACCACACCGGCGTAGGAGCACGCAGCACGCCAACGTACCCACACACATCTTCCAGGAGTCGCCTTAAGGCGACTCGGGGCGGCCATCGCAACAGCCGAAACCCACCTGACCTGAGCAAACGGCACATCGACGGGTGAGGCGCTCTCAGCGGCAACACCGAGCGCGACAACAAAACGCGACACCGAAGACAACACCGGACAACGCCCCGTCCATGAACCCGCAACAGCGAACGCGACGCTCCACGTCCTCCCGATCTCGGCTCGTCCCTCACCGGCAGAGGTACCTCAGCCTCGAGGCTTGCCCGCCTTCCGGCGCCCTCCGCGCCGGAAGGCGGGACCAGAATCGACGCCCATCTGCGCCCCAGGTGTCAAGCCCCGCATCACGCCGCGGATGCTTGTCCTTGGGCGGCGACAGCGACCACCGCGACGGTCTTCGACCGAACCCGGCGATGGCGAGGGCCACCCCCACCAGGCCAACCTCTCGGATCAGCCCGACGGTCCCCTTCAGACACTCGTGCGCCTGCCCGCGAGCGGCCCCGCCGCCACACCGGCCACCCGCGCGGCCACCACGCCGCCCGCGCCGGGCCCGCGCCGACAACCGCCCACGTGCCCGTCTCCGACCGTTCGGCGGCCACTACCCCTGACGGCGGCGCAACCGCCGCCAGCGTGCCGCTCACCCCCGCCCCGGCGCCCTCTTTCCCGCGCACCCCACCCATGCCCGCGCACGCACCCGGCGTGGGCGCTGGCGGGGATGACGTGCCTGCCCGCCCCCGGCCGTTGTACGGCTCCGTCCCCAGCGGCTCGGAGAAGGTCAGCACCGGCGGGTCAGGCGCCATCGCGCAGTGTTCATGCAGACTGGATGCACCGGATCCAGCGTCGGCCGAGATGGGTTTTCGCGGGATCGGCGGCAAGGCCTGGCGCAGTTCCTTTGGACCAGCCGCGGTGATCACCACCTGGGGGCCGCGCATGGCGAGCCACCGATACTGCACCACCAGGAAGGCCCAATCGGGCCAGTCCCGGCGCAGCTCGGCCAGCGCCAGCTGCGCCCACGGTTCCTGACCGAAGGCCGACCTCTGGTCCGCCTCCCACCTCATCGTCGCGTTGCCTTGCGGGGAGGGATGCGGGCCAGCCGCCAGATCACTGGGGGTTCCTCCGCAGTCCACCGGCGAGGAGCCGACACCAGTGATCGCGTGTCCCGTTTCCTTCGTGACCTTCCTGAAGGGCATTGGCATCCGCTCGTGCAGGCCGACCGGCTCCGGCCGTTCCCCGCCAGCACCGGCCGCGTCGTCGGCTGTGGCGGCTTGAGCCGCCTGCTCGGGCAGAGCGAGGTCCGCCCAGACCGCATGCCCGGTGCTCGGATCACCCGCCGCCCCGTACCGGGACGCCAGCTTTGCCACTCCGGCCAGCCCGCGACCGTGCTCAGCCAGTCCTGGTATGGAGTCTGGCGTCCGGGAGAAGTCCGGAACCGAACTCCCGCCCAGGTCATAGACCACGATGCGCGCCACGTCCGCACCGCGCAGCACCTCCACCACGAAGAACCCCCGCGCTTGCCCCGAGCGCGAGTGCCGCAGGCTGTTGCTGACGAGCTCGGCCGTCACCCACTGCGCATCCCCCTCCCGGCCGGTGTCGGCCAGCAACCAGCCCACCATGCGGCGCGCGGGGGCCGACTGATCCTCCCGCCCGGGAAACGCCCGTCGCCACGCCATCCCACCCCACACCTGCGGGGAGCGGAACGTCGACATCACCAGGCCCGGCGCCAGATCCGGAAACTCCTCCCCCAGCGGCTGCCCGGGCGTCCGCAGTCCCAGAGGGCAGCTCGGCTCGACTGAAGTGCGCTGCTCGCGGTGGCTCATGCTGAGTGTCCCTTCCGGTCACGCCCCGGCGCATCCGGGAACGGCCAGCACCATCACCCACCTCGCCGCCCGAATCACATCCCCAACCCGCAACCCCGCCCCGGTACCGCTTCGATCAGCACCATCGCCATCCACACGCCCACCGAACGCCCGTAGTACCTCCGGCGATCACCCCACGCAGAAGCTTGAGCCCCTCGGCCCAGCCCACCTACCGTTCCTCGTCCCCGCCCCCCGCTGAGGCGACACAACGCCGCGGTCAGAATAGAAAGGACACCTCGCCGCATGACCAGCACCGGCTACCAGACGCTCCTCGACTGCCGCCGCCGCAGCCGATACCTGCGCCAGCACGGCTTCACCATCGACCAGATCGCCATCATCCTCGCCCTTGATCACCCCGCCAGCCCACTCCGCCTCTACCGCCACGCCGCCGGCCTCACCGCAGCGCAGACAGTCGACGCCTTCCACCGGCTCGCCGCCACCACCGGCGCAGGACTACGAGAATCCCGCCTCTACGACCACGAGACCTGGCCCCAGACAGGCCGACGCCCCTCCGTCCACACCCTGCACCTGCTGGCCCGCATCTACGGCACCCAGCCCGCCCACCTGCTCACCCCCGCCATGCTCGCCACCTACACCCCGCGCGACCAGCACGCCCTCCGCCAAGGAAACAGATGACACTTCGACCAGGTGTCTGGCGTCGCTGAACATGACAGCGGGCATGCGGCCGACCTGGGCACCGTCCTTTAGATCAGCATCTATCCAGGTGACCGAACGACATTCAAAATGACGGTGCGATCCCAAGTGTGGTTCTTGCAAACTGCCTGGGAGGTCGCGGCCCCGACGCCACGCGCCGGCTGGCCCGCCTCGAATCCTCGGCACACATTGGGGTTCCCAGGAAGTCTCGATCGAGACGTCAGTCCACGCCACACCAGTAGGCGAGCTGGTGGCTC
This window encodes:
- a CDS encoding ATP-binding protein, with protein sequence MSHREQRTSVEPSCPLGLRTPGQPLGEEFPDLAPGLVMSTFRSPQVWGGMAWRRAFPGREDQSAPARRMVGWLLADTGREGDAQWVTAELVSNSLRHSRSGQARGFFVVEVLRGADVARIVVYDLGGSSVPDFSRTPDSIPGLAEHGRGLAGVAKLASRYGAAGDPSTGHAVWADLALPEQAAQAATADDAAGAGGERPEPVGLHERMPMPFRKVTKETGHAITGVGSSPVDCGGTPSDLAAGPHPSPQGNATMRWEADQRSAFGQEPWAQLALAELRRDWPDWAFLVVQYRWLAMRGPQVVITAAGPKELRQALPPIPRKPISADAGSGASSLHEHCAMAPDPPVLTFSEPLGTEPYNGRGRAGTSSPPAPTPGACAGMGGVRGKEGAGAGVSGTLAAVAPPSGVVAAERSETGTWAVVGAGPARAAWWPRGWPVWRRGRSRAGARVSEGDRRADPRGWPGGGGPRHRRVRSKTVAVVAVAAQGQASAA